The window CACCGCGGGCGTCGAGGCGCTGTCGCTGCGGCAGCTCGCTCGGGACGCGGGTGTGAGCCACGCCGCGCCCGCACGGCACTTCCGCGACCGCCGGGCGCTGCTGGACGCGCTGGCGCTCGCCGGGTTCGAGCGGCTGGACGCGTCGATCGACGCCGCCGCGGCAGGGGAGGGGCCCTTCACCGTGCGGTTCCGGGGCGCGGCGCACGCTTACGTCGGCTTCGCCGTCGAGAACACCGAGCTGCTCGGGCTGATGTTCACGATCAAGCACGAGGAGGGCGCGAGCGCCGAGCTCGTCGAGACGGCCCGGCGCGCGATCGACACGACAGTCGCCCTGCTTGCCCGCGGGCAGGCCGAGGGAGAGGTGGCTCCCGGCGATCCCGAACGCCTCGCGCAGGTGGTGTTCGCGACCGTCCAGGGCGTCGCGATGCTCGTGACGGGCGGGCTCCTCGACGGGACGACGGCGACCGAGCTGACCGACTCCGCGGTGGACGTGCTGCTGCGGGCCCTGCCGGTGCCTTCAGATGAGGGCGCGCGAGCGGTCTTGGCCGACGGCTAGCCCGGGGTGGGGCTTTCCGAGGCGGGCGGTTCGGAGCCCCGTGGGATCACCCGTGGCGGCTCGCCCGTGGGACGGGGCGGCTCGAGCTGCTCCTCCGCAGCGTCGCCTGCGGCATCCTTTGCGATCTGGAGCCGCTCCTCGAGCTCGGCGACGGTGAGCGTGCCCTGGTCCGGGTGTGCGAGCGCCTCACGCGTGCTGCGGAGCCGGTGCGCGGCGGCCAGGTCCACGGTCGTCGCCGCCCAGCGCACGCCTGTGACCCGGGCGGGCGCCCCCGGCGGCTGCTTGATGTCCGCGACCAGCAGCAGCCCGACGGCGGACGCCAGGACGCAGCACTCGGGGCCCTGGTTGGAGAGCAGGTTGCCCAGGCCGTAGGCCGTCCACATCCCGTCGTTCCCGGGGCCGCCGCTCAGGCGCACGAGCTTCTGCGGCACGTGGGCGTGGTGCCCGATCACGAGGTCCACCTGGCCGGACTGGGCCAGGGCGTGCGCCGTCTCCTGCTGGTGCTCGGTCGGCTCGGTGACGTACTCGACGCCGTCGTGCAGGCTCACCACTACGAGGTCCGCGCCCGCGGCCCGTGCCGCCTTCGCCTGCTGGACGATCCGCTGCGCGTCGATGAGGTCCACCGACCAGTCGCCACGGGGCGCGGTGAGCCCGTTCAGCCCGTAGGTCGCTGACAGGTGGGCGATCGTGATGGTGCGGTCGCTCCGGTGCAGCTCGTAGTACTGGGCGCCGAGTGACTCCTGCTCGTCGCGCGCGGTCCCGACGTGGCCCATCTTGGCCTCGTCGAGCGCCCCGAGCGTGGCGGCCAACCCGTCGTACCCGGCGTCGACCGAGTGGTTCGACGCCGTCGAGCAGCCGTCCCAGCCCTGCTCACCCAGGTCCCGGACCAGCTCCGCGGGTGCGCGGAACATGGGGTAGCCCGTCGGCTCCGTGCCCGGCGGCGCGATCGGCACCTCCAGGTGGCACAGGGCCAGGTCCGCCCCGTCGACCCAGGGATCGATGCCGGCCAGCAGGGGTGAGTAGTCGATGCCGGACGGTCCGGTGGCGGACTCGGTTACCGAGACGTGGGGCAGGACGTCGCCCGCGGCCACGAGGGTGAGCTCGATGTCCTGCGGCGGCGGTGGCGGGGGTGGCGTCGTCGGCCCGGAGGGTGGGGCGCTGGAGGGGCTTTCCTGGGCGGTCGTGGGCGTACAGCCGGCAGCGACGAGGAAGACGCAGGCCAGTGCCGCCGACGCGAGGAGCGGCCGGACGCGGACGGGGGTCACCTGGGGATGTTATGGCAGGGCGGCGGCCGGAGCGAGTAATAGCCCCGTGCGCCGTCGGCGGCCCGGTTGCCGGTCCGGGTGCGGGCGAACCGCGGCTAGGCTTGAGCCATGGCCACCGATGCACCGTCACCGTGGAACATCGCGAACGTCGTGACGATGATCCGGATCGTCATGGTCCCGTTCTTCGCCTGGGCGCTGCTCGCCGAGGGCGGGGACGACGTCACGTGGCGCCTCGTGGCCACGGCGATCTTTGTGGTCGCGGCGGTGTCCGACCGGGTGGACGGCTACCTCGCCCGGTCGCGCGGTCTTGTGACCGACCTGGGCAAGCTGCTCGACCCGATCGCGGACAAGCTGCTCGTCGGCGCGGCCCTGATCCTGCTCTGGATCCCGCTCGGCGAGCTGCCGTGGTGGATCCCGGTGGTGATCCTCGTGCGCGAGCTCGGCATCACCTTCATGCGGATGGCCATGCTCAAGTACGAGGTGATGCCCGCCTCCCGGGGCGGAAAGCTCAAGACGGTGCTGCAGCTGGTCGCGATCTCGATGTTCCTGCTGCCGCGCGACGGCTTCGAGTGGTTCACGGTCCTCGCCTGGATCGTGCTGCTGGCCGCGTTCGTCCTGACGGTCGTCACGGGCCTTGAATACGTGTACCAGGGCTGGAAGATCCGCCGGGACGCACGGGCCAAGGCGCCGAACGTATGACCGCTTCGCGCCTGCTGGCCGCTGCGGCCGCGCGCGGGTGGACCGTCGGGGTGGCCGAGTCGCTCACGGGCGGGCTGGTGACAGCGTCGCTCGTCACTGTGCCCGGAGCCTCGAGGGTGCTGCGCGGCGGCATCGTCGCCTACGCCACGGACCTGAAGGCGTCTCTGCTCGGTGTCGACGCCGACCTGCTCGCCGAGCGCGGGGCCGTCGACGAGGCCGTGGCCGCCCAGATGGCGGCCGGCGTGCGTCAGGCGACGGGGTCTGACGTGGGCCTCGCGACGACGGGGGTCGCCGGCCCGGATCCCCAGGACGGCCAGGCGCCGGGTGTGGTCTTCGTCGCAGTGAGCACCCCCGTGGCGTCCGAGGTGCACCGGCTCGAGCTCGACGGCGACCGGTCCCAGGTGATCGGCGACGCCGCCCGTGGAGTGCTGGAGCTCGCCTTGCTCCTCGTCAGCGAGGCACCGGGTGAAAATCACGACGCACCCCCGGCAGATTTTCGATAAGTTACAGACAAGTGAAAGTTCTTGGCCTAATCTTGCACAGGGCTTGACGCGGACGTGCTTCGGGAACAAGGCTCGTATCAACGACGTTGGTCCCGGTGTGATCATGAATAAGCCGACCACCCGGAGCCGGCGTAAGAACACTCCGAGCGCGGGGTACGGTAGATCGACCTCCGGACTCGGAGCACGCACCACACGCAAGGCACGTCCGGTCCAGGCAGGGCAGGGCGTTAGTCCAGGGACAGGCACTGAGAGGGGGCGCGAGATGGTCGTACTACGGCGAGAAATCGGAGACGTGCTGCGTGACACGCGGCAGCGTCAGGGGCGCACCCTGCGCGAGGTTTCGTCGGCGGCGCGAGTGTCGCTGGGTTACCTCAGTGAGGTCGAGCGAGGGCAGAAGGAGGCGTCGTCCGAGCTTCTTGGCTCCATCTGCGAAGCGCTCGACGTGCCACTGTCCTTGGTGCTGCGTGAGGTGAGCGACCGCGTAGCGGTGGCCGAAGGATTCCAGATTCCCGACACGATCCCCGCGGACTTCGTCGCTGGGCTGCTGGCCAGGGGAGGCGACCGGACCGCAGCGCGGCGCGAGGTCGCACAGTCAAACCTGGCGCCGGTCGGCTGAGCCGGCCAGCGCGCGGTAGGGCTGCAACGAGGGCGGGACACCACCAGGTGTCCCGCCCTCGCTCATGCCCGCCGCAGCGCTACGTCTGGTCCGGGGCCTGGCAGGTCGGGCACCAGAACACCGGGCGCTCGTAGGGCTTCTCGTTCGCCGAGCCGACGCTGATCGGCGTGCCGCACCGGTGGCACGGGCGCCCGGCCCGGCCGTGCACGTACATCTCGACGCTGCCCAGGCCGCGGGCGCGTCCCACGGCCACGCTGCGCTCCATGAGCCGTCGGGCCGTGCGGAGCAGGTCGTCGCGCTCGTCCTCGCCCAGCGCCCCTGCCGCTGTCCATGGCCACAGCCGCCGCGCGAACAGCGACTCGGCCATCCAGATGGTGCCGATGCCCGCTACGGTGCGCTGGTCCAGGAGGGCGGCGCACAGGGGCCGGTCCGGTTCGCGGACGAGGCGCGCCGCGCCGTCGGGCAGGCCCGTGGTGGGGAACTCGTCGCCGAGCACGTCCGGGCCCAGCCCGCTGAGGATGCGGTGCTCGTCGTGGGTGCGCAGCAGGTCGAGCATCCCGAGGTGCCATCCGGTGGCGGTCCAGGCGTCCGTGGCGAGTACCGCCCGGATGGCGGGGTGCCGGGCCGAGGCGTCGCGGGAGCCCGTGCGATTCACCTTCCAGAGCCCCTCCATGCGCAGGTGGGTGTGCAGCGTGCGGCCGTCGTCGAACCGGGTGAGCAGGTGCTTGCCGTAGGCGCTGGTCTCCAGCGCGGTGGCTCCCGTGAGGTTCGCGGACCCGGCACTGGGCCAGCGCAGCTCTGCGCGGATGAGCGGCAGGCCGCGCAGCGCGGCGGTGAGGCGTTCGGCGGTGAGGCGCAGTACATCGCCTTCGGGCACGGATGCTCCCCTCGTCGTGGGGCTTCAGCGTAGTGGCCGCCCCACCGGGTCAGGCTGCGCATCCGGCATATCACCCCTCCGGCGGGAGCGTCCGCCGTCGACCCGGTGCTCGACCCGATC is drawn from Promicromonospora sp. Populi and contains these coding sequences:
- a CDS encoding DNA-formamidopyrimidine glycosylase family protein translates to MPEGDVLRLTAERLTAALRGLPLIRAELRWPSAGSANLTGATALETSAYGKHLLTRFDDGRTLHTHLRMEGLWKVNRTGSRDASARHPAIRAVLATDAWTATGWHLGMLDLLRTHDEHRILSGLGPDVLGDEFPTTGLPDGAARLVREPDRPLCAALLDQRTVAGIGTIWMAESLFARRLWPWTAAGALGEDERDDLLRTARRLMERSVAVGRARGLGSVEMYVHGRAGRPCHRCGTPISVGSANEKPYERPVFWCPTCQAPDQT
- a CDS encoding helix-turn-helix domain-containing protein produces the protein MVVLRREIGDVLRDTRQRQGRTLREVSSAARVSLGYLSEVERGQKEASSELLGSICEALDVPLSLVLREVSDRVAVAEGFQIPDTIPADFVAGLLARGGDRTAARREVAQSNLAPVG
- a CDS encoding TetR/AcrR family transcriptional regulator is translated as MTPSDYHRQNLRGTLLELAEQTVRTAGVEALSLRQLARDAGVSHAAPARHFRDRRALLDALALAGFERLDASIDAAAAGEGPFTVRFRGAAHAYVGFAVENTELLGLMFTIKHEEGASAELVETARRAIDTTVALLARGQAEGEVAPGDPERLAQVVFATVQGVAMLVTGGLLDGTTATELTDSAVDVLLRALPVPSDEGARAVLADG
- a CDS encoding CinA family protein; its protein translation is MTASRLLAAAAARGWTVGVAESLTGGLVTASLVTVPGASRVLRGGIVAYATDLKASLLGVDADLLAERGAVDEAVAAQMAAGVRQATGSDVGLATTGVAGPDPQDGQAPGVVFVAVSTPVASEVHRLELDGDRSQVIGDAARGVLELALLLVSEAPGENHDAPPADFR
- the pgsA gene encoding CDP-diacylglycerol--glycerol-3-phosphate 3-phosphatidyltransferase, with translation MATDAPSPWNIANVVTMIRIVMVPFFAWALLAEGGDDVTWRLVATAIFVVAAVSDRVDGYLARSRGLVTDLGKLLDPIADKLLVGAALILLWIPLGELPWWIPVVILVRELGITFMRMAMLKYEVMPASRGGKLKTVLQLVAISMFLLPRDGFEWFTVLAWIVLLAAFVLTVVTGLEYVYQGWKIRRDARAKAPNV
- a CDS encoding CapA family protein; the encoded protein is MTPVRVRPLLASAALACVFLVAAGCTPTTAQESPSSAPPSGPTTPPPPPPPQDIELTLVAAGDVLPHVSVTESATGPSGIDYSPLLAGIDPWVDGADLALCHLEVPIAPPGTEPTGYPMFRAPAELVRDLGEQGWDGCSTASNHSVDAGYDGLAATLGALDEAKMGHVGTARDEQESLGAQYYELHRSDRTITIAHLSATYGLNGLTAPRGDWSVDLIDAQRIVQQAKAARAAGADLVVVSLHDGVEYVTEPTEHQQETAHALAQSGQVDLVIGHHAHVPQKLVRLSGGPGNDGMWTAYGLGNLLSNQGPECCVLASAVGLLLVADIKQPPGAPARVTGVRWAATTVDLAAAHRLRSTREALAHPDQGTLTVAELEERLQIAKDAAGDAAEEQLEPPRPTGEPPRVIPRGSEPPASESPTPG